In Polyangia bacterium, a single genomic region encodes these proteins:
- a CDS encoding FtsQ-type POTRA domain-containing protein: MKGSRAPVSPAERIEVHDRRARAPRVEPPRRGFLRRRRNRRLVVERPALKVRLKDAARAFGRRLWIATKVVLALAAVAGAGWGGAIGVRHVVNSPRFALRDIRVGATTHVRADEVLALAGVHPGDRLLALDTDAIAARVAAHPWIASVRVRRELPAALAIDVVERRAVAAALLGSLYLVDEAGHPFKHATMEEADGLVVLTGLSREQYAAFRAASEGALREALAVLAAYRAEDALAAARLGGTARPQLSEIHIDPRYGFSLFLLDGGGEIRLGRGAADDKLARLDEILEAAGARGLPSLRVVHLDGPNRDRVPVRWTPPAH; the protein is encoded by the coding sequence GTGAAAGGCAGCCGCGCCCCGGTCAGCCCGGCCGAACGCATCGAAGTGCACGACCGCCGTGCCCGTGCGCCGCGGGTCGAACCCCCGCGTCGGGGATTTTTGCGCCGCCGCCGCAACCGCCGCCTGGTGGTCGAGCGTCCGGCGCTGAAGGTGCGCTTGAAAGACGCGGCCCGCGCCTTCGGGCGCCGGCTGTGGATTGCCACCAAGGTCGTGCTGGCGCTGGCGGCGGTGGCGGGCGCGGGTTGGGGCGGCGCCATCGGCGTGCGCCACGTCGTCAACTCGCCGCGATTCGCCCTGCGCGACATCCGCGTGGGCGCCACCACCCACGTGCGCGCCGACGAGGTGCTGGCGCTGGCCGGCGTGCACCCGGGCGATCGCCTGCTGGCGCTGGACACCGACGCCATCGCCGCGCGGGTGGCGGCGCACCCGTGGATCGCCTCCGTGCGCGTGCGGCGCGAGCTGCCGGCGGCGCTGGCCATCGATGTGGTCGAACGGCGGGCGGTGGCGGCGGCGTTGCTGGGCAGCCTTTATCTGGTCGACGAGGCCGGCCACCCGTTCAAGCACGCCACCATGGAGGAAGCCGACGGCCTGGTCGTCCTCACTGGCCTTTCGCGCGAACAGTACGCCGCCTTTCGCGCCGCCAGCGAGGGCGCCTTGCGCGAGGCGCTGGCGGTGCTGGCCGCCTATCGGGCCGAAGACGCCCTGGCCGCCGCCCGCCTGGGTGGAACCGCGCGCCCGCAGCTGTCAGAGATCCACATCGATCCCCGTTATGGATTTTCGTTATTCCTGCTGGACGGCGGCGGCGAGATTCGCCTGGGCCGCGGCGCCGCCGACGACAAGCTGGCCCGTCTGGACGAGATCCTGGAGGCCGCCGGCGCTCGGGGCCTGCCGTCATTGCGGGTGGTTCACCTGGACGGCCCCAACCGCGATCGGGTCCCGGTTCGCTGGACGCCGCCCGCTCACTAA
- a CDS encoding SDR family oxidoreductase has product MIQPRVLVTGATGLLGATLVDAWRTDWQVAALAQRFRFGLADVENVSMDLGDLAALPGLVERLAPDLIVHCAALTNLDLCEQQPALARTIHRDATAVLARAAQRRGAAFVAISTDAVFGQGERAHREDDPVFPLSAYARTKWEGEQAALDETGGEALVVRTCIHGWNAQPKSSLSEWILGELRAGRSLTGFTDVFFTPLLCNTLGRALPRLLERKAKGVVHVAGADIISKYDFAVALARQFGLDEQLVRRGSIADSPLRASRPRFPCLDSARFAALTSWPLARTADDFAEMKRLEDGGYPQRLRGLVSRN; this is encoded by the coding sequence ATGATTCAGCCGCGGGTCTTGGTGACGGGGGCGACCGGCCTTTTGGGCGCGACGTTGGTCGACGCCTGGCGCACCGACTGGCAGGTCGCGGCGCTGGCCCAGCGCTTTCGGTTTGGCCTCGCCGACGTGGAGAATGTCTCGATGGACCTTGGCGATCTCGCCGCGCTTCCCGGCCTGGTCGAGCGTCTGGCCCCCGACCTCATCGTCCACTGCGCGGCGCTGACGAACCTGGACCTTTGCGAGCAGCAGCCGGCGCTGGCCCGCACAATTCATCGGGATGCCACCGCCGTGTTGGCCCGCGCAGCGCAGCGGCGCGGCGCCGCCTTCGTCGCCATCTCGACCGATGCCGTCTTCGGCCAGGGCGAGCGGGCCCACCGCGAGGACGATCCCGTGTTCCCGTTGAGCGCTTACGCGCGGACAAAGTGGGAGGGTGAGCAAGCGGCGCTGGATGAGACGGGGGGCGAGGCGCTGGTCGTTCGAACCTGCATCCACGGATGGAACGCCCAACCGAAGTCCAGCCTCAGCGAGTGGATCCTCGGCGAGCTGCGCGCGGGCCGTTCTCTCACCGGCTTCACCGACGTCTTTTTTACGCCGCTGCTGTGCAATACCCTTGGCCGCGCTTTGCCCCGGCTGCTCGAGCGCAAGGCCAAGGGCGTTGTTCACGTCGCCGGCGCGGACATCATCTCCAAATACGATTTCGCGGTGGCCCTGGCCCGCCAGTTCGGCCTGGATGAGCAGCTTGTCCGGCGGGGTTCCATCGCCGACAGCCCGCTTCGGGCATCGCGGCCACGCTTCCCCTGCCTTGACAGCGCGCGCTTCGCAGCGCTCACCAGTTGGCCGCTGGCGCGCACGGCGGATGATTTCGCCGAGATGAAACGCCTCGAAGACGGCGGTTACCCGCAGCGGTTGCGCGGACTGGTGTCGCGAAACTGA
- a CDS encoding N-acetylneuraminate synthase family protein has protein sequence MASYSFKIAGRPVGDDHPTYIIAEIGSNFDGSLERARKLVDLAKESGADAVKFQSFKPDKIISKENFDRASKSSFQSKWDQSVWDVYRQATFPREWHHEIQGYCDARGITFFSAPYDTEAVELLDAMNTPAFKVGSGDISWLAHIDKMARTGRPLILGCGATTLSEIDEAVRTARAAGNQQIALLQCVTNYPSPFEDANLRAMAALREAFGCVVGYSDHTPGSVVPLGAVALGGRIIEKHFTDDKNRKGPDHSFAMDGAEFAQMVREVRNLEKALGDGVKRIMPAEKETYSLQRRSILAAVDIAPGTVLTAEHVTVLRPQVGLLPRELPNVVGRTARAAIKKGDPIRWELL, from the coding sequence GTGGCTTCGTACTCTTTCAAAATCGCTGGCCGTCCTGTCGGTGACGATCATCCGACCTACATCATCGCGGAGATCGGGTCGAACTTTGACGGCAGCCTCGAACGGGCCCGCAAGCTGGTCGATCTGGCCAAAGAGAGCGGGGCCGACGCCGTCAAATTCCAGAGTTTCAAGCCCGACAAGATCATCTCGAAAGAGAACTTCGATCGGGCCAGCAAGTCGAGCTTCCAGTCGAAGTGGGATCAATCGGTCTGGGACGTCTACCGCCAGGCGACCTTCCCGCGCGAATGGCACCACGAGATCCAGGGATACTGCGACGCTCGCGGGATCACCTTTTTCTCGGCGCCCTACGACACAGAGGCCGTCGAGCTGCTGGACGCCATGAACACGCCGGCGTTCAAAGTGGGCTCGGGGGACATCTCCTGGCTGGCGCACATTGACAAGATGGCCCGCACCGGCCGCCCGCTCATCCTCGGCTGCGGAGCCACCACCCTGTCGGAGATCGACGAGGCGGTGAGAACGGCCCGCGCCGCCGGAAACCAGCAGATCGCCCTCCTTCAGTGCGTGACGAACTACCCGTCGCCCTTCGAAGACGCCAACCTGCGCGCGATGGCGGCGCTGCGCGAGGCCTTCGGCTGCGTCGTCGGATACTCGGACCACACGCCGGGCAGCGTGGTTCCCCTGGGCGCGGTGGCGCTGGGCGGTCGCATCATCGAAAAGCACTTCACCGACGACAAGAACCGCAAGGGGCCGGATCACTCGTTCGCCATGGACGGAGCCGAATTCGCGCAGATGGTGCGCGAAGTGCGCAACCTGGAAAAAGCGCTGGGCGACGGCGTCAAGAGGATCATGCCCGCCGAGAAGGAGACCTATTCACTGCAACGGCGGAGCATCCTGGCCGCCGTCGACATCGCCCCTGGAACCGTCCTGACGGCCGAGCACGTGACGGTCCTTCGCCCGCAAGTCGGCCTGCTCCCGCGCGAGCTGCCGAACGTCGTCGGCCGCACCGCCCGCGCGGCGATCAAGAAGGGCGACCCTATCCGTTGGGAGCTGCTCTGA
- the ftsZ gene encoding cell division protein FtsZ — protein MLEFDDEAVSPGRPAIKVIGVGGGGGNAVNTMIEGGIEGVDFIVSNTDCQVLDASLAGIKVHLGKNLTKGLGAGANPEIGRASALEDVSRVAEALTGADMVFVTAGMGGGTGTGAAPVIAQVARDLGALTVGVVTKPFAFEGSQRKKKALAGIAELSKAVDALIVIPNDRLIGIAGMKMTLKDAFAMVDNVCLNAVRGISDLVIAPGLINVDFADVRTIMTGMGRALMGTGRGHGDKRAVEAAQQAISSPLLEDVSINGATGILLNITGGPDLTLAEMNEACSLIAEAADPDANIIFGSVIDAHAGDEVRITVIATGFQSRQADQPTPNASPRVGGGGGGKRHVDQMPLPMQSNHGLVPNLYSAPVPMGTAQTQAMPVASPPLPPPAWNQPAGPTPRGGYAAPRSDVESIEIDDFYAGTEYNSGAVPATMAPAPSAPAYSSANPPMGLGVAPNGGEWTPAERPIIRPPVAPTAANAVPGRRLANNQVPARPADELGVEESEFDKPTYLRRGIFAPE, from the coding sequence ATGCTTGAATTCGATGACGAAGCTGTCAGCCCGGGGCGTCCTGCGATCAAGGTCATTGGGGTCGGGGGCGGCGGCGGCAATGCGGTGAACACCATGATCGAGGGCGGCATCGAAGGTGTCGACTTCATCGTCTCGAACACCGACTGCCAGGTGCTGGACGCCAGCCTGGCCGGGATCAAGGTTCACCTCGGGAAGAATTTGACCAAGGGCCTGGGCGCCGGCGCCAACCCGGAGATCGGCCGCGCCTCCGCGCTGGAAGATGTCTCGCGGGTGGCAGAGGCGCTGACCGGCGCGGACATGGTCTTCGTCACCGCCGGCATGGGTGGCGGCACCGGCACCGGCGCGGCGCCGGTCATCGCGCAGGTGGCGCGGGATCTCGGCGCCCTGACCGTCGGCGTGGTGACCAAGCCGTTCGCCTTCGAAGGCTCGCAGCGCAAGAAAAAGGCGCTGGCCGGCATCGCCGAGCTGTCCAAGGCCGTCGACGCGCTGATTGTCATCCCCAACGATCGGCTGATCGGCATCGCCGGCATGAAGATGACGTTGAAGGACGCCTTCGCCATGGTCGACAACGTTTGCTTGAACGCCGTGCGCGGCATCAGCGACCTGGTGATTGCGCCCGGCCTCATCAACGTCGACTTCGCCGACGTCCGCACCATCATGACCGGCATGGGCCGCGCGCTGATGGGCACCGGCCGCGGCCACGGCGACAAGCGGGCCGTCGAGGCGGCCCAGCAAGCGATCAGCTCGCCGCTGCTGGAGGACGTGTCGATCAACGGCGCCACCGGAATTCTGCTGAACATCACCGGCGGCCCCGACCTGACCCTGGCCGAGATGAACGAAGCCTGCAGCCTGATTGCCGAAGCCGCGGACCCCGATGCCAACATCATCTTCGGTTCGGTCATCGACGCCCACGCCGGCGACGAAGTGCGCATCACCGTCATCGCCACCGGCTTTCAATCGCGCCAGGCGGACCAGCCGACACCCAACGCCAGCCCGCGCGTGGGCGGCGGAGGCGGCGGCAAGCGCCACGTGGACCAGATGCCGTTGCCGATGCAGTCGAACCACGGCCTCGTGCCCAACCTGTACAGCGCGCCGGTGCCGATGGGCACCGCGCAGACGCAGGCCATGCCCGTGGCCAGCCCGCCGCTGCCGCCACCGGCGTGGAATCAGCCCGCCGGACCAACGCCGCGCGGAGGCTACGCTGCGCCCCGATCGGATGTCGAGTCGATCGAGATCGACGACTTTTACGCGGGCACCGAATACAACTCCGGCGCCGTCCCCGCCACCATGGCACCCGCGCCGTCAGCGCCGGCGTACAGCAGCGCCAACCCGCCCATGGGATTGGGCGTGGCGCCGAACGGCGGCGAGTGGACGCCGGCCGAGCGTCCGATCATCCGCCCGCCGGTGGCGCCGACCGCGGCCAACGCGGTGCCGGGCCGTCGTCTGGCCAACAACCAGGTCCCGGCGCGCCCCGCCGACGAGCTGGGCGTCGAAGAGAGCGAGTTCGACAAGCCCACGTATTTGCGCCGCGGCATCTTCGCCCCCGAGTAA
- the ftsA gene encoding cell division protein FtsA — translation MPRRSSDIIVGLDIGTTKIAAVVAEIGADGLDIIGVGTHPSRGLKKGVIVNIDSTVASIKQAVMEAESMSGCEISQVYVGIAGGHIKGVNSTGTVAVKDKEVRAADVGKVLELARAIALPVDRHIVHVLPQEYKIDGQDGVREPLGMCGVRLEARVHIVTAAAAAAQNIIKCCTRCDLEVLDIVLEPLASGEAVLEDDEKGLGVALVDIGGGTTDIAIFTEGSVAHTSVIPIGGHQLTSDIAFGLRTPPHEAEKIKIRAGCAMASMVSEEETLEVASVGGRAPRVLSRHMLCRDIIQPRVEEIFSFVKAEIARLGCEDLLASGAVITGGATQLPGMTELGEEILGIPVRRGLPKGVGGLAEVVRSPTFSTGVGLVQYGMARQSAERVTDGPPKRGGFLSKIRRTLSNAF, via the coding sequence ATGCCCAGAAGATCGTCTGACATCATCGTGGGGCTGGACATCGGCACGACGAAGATCGCGGCCGTGGTGGCCGAGATCGGCGCCGACGGTCTGGACATCATCGGCGTCGGCACCCACCCGTCGCGCGGCCTGAAAAAAGGCGTCATCGTCAACATCGACAGCACCGTCGCCTCGATCAAGCAGGCGGTGATGGAAGCCGAGAGCATGTCCGGCTGCGAGATCTCGCAGGTCTACGTGGGCATCGCCGGCGGCCACATCAAGGGCGTGAACTCGACCGGCACCGTCGCCGTCAAAGACAAGGAAGTGCGCGCCGCCGACGTGGGCAAGGTGCTGGAGCTGGCGCGCGCCATCGCCCTGCCCGTCGACCGCCACATCGTCCACGTGCTGCCCCAAGAATACAAAATCGACGGCCAGGACGGCGTGCGCGAGCCGCTGGGCATGTGCGGCGTGCGGTTGGAAGCGCGCGTCCACATCGTCACCGCCGCCGCCGCCGCCGCCCAGAACATCATCAAGTGCTGCACGCGCTGCGATCTGGAAGTGCTGGACATCGTCCTTGAGCCGCTGGCCTCGGGCGAGGCGGTGCTGGAAGACGACGAAAAAGGACTGGGCGTGGCCCTGGTGGACATCGGCGGCGGCACCACCGACATCGCCATCTTCACCGAGGGCTCCGTCGCGCACACCAGCGTCATCCCCATCGGCGGGCATCAACTGACCAGCGACATCGCGTTTGGTCTGCGCACGCCGCCGCACGAGGCGGAGAAGATCAAGATCCGCGCCGGCTGCGCCATGGCCAGCATGGTGTCGGAAGAAGAGACGCTGGAGGTCGCGTCAGTGGGCGGCCGGGCCCCGCGCGTGCTGTCGCGCCACATGCTTTGCCGCGACATCATCCAGCCGCGCGTCGAGGAGATCTTCTCGTTCGTCAAGGCAGAGATCGCGCGCCTGGGTTGCGAAGATCTGCTGGCGTCGGGCGCGGTGATCACCGGCGGCGCGACCCAGCTGCCGGGCATGACCGAGCTCGGCGAGGAGATCCTGGGCATCCCGGTGCGCCGTGGTTTGCCCAAGGGCGTGGGCGGCCTGGCCGAGGTGGTGCGCTCACCGACTTTCTCGACCGGCGTCGGGCTGGTGCAGTACGGAATGGCCCGGCAAAGCGCCGAACGCGTGACCGACGGACCGCCCAAGCGCGGCGGATTTCTCTCGAAGATCCGCCGTACGCTCAGCAACGCGTTCTAG
- the murC gene encoding UDP-N-acetylmuramate--L-alanine ligase: MFRKRNVAIHFVGIGGIGMSGIAEVLLNLGYPVSGSDAKESEVTRRLVTLGAHIHVGHAADHVATADVVVVSSAVRSDNPEVAAARARGVPVIPRAEMLGELMRVKDGVAVAGSHGKTTTTTMIAVILAVAGLDPTAIIGGKARAFGSNARLGQGEVLVAEADESDGSFRHLFPTVAVITNIDREHLDHFGTEQALRLAFLDFAEKVPFYGLVVIGSDNAAAAALVPRLQKRHVTYGLRSGDYRGEIIHAGPEGTRLRITVRGQRRGEAHVRMPGVHYAENALAALCVSDYLGVAFTDYCAALEGFEGVDRRFSVRGEAAGVLVVDDYGHHPTELAATVAAARLYGRRLIVAFQPHRYTRTRDLLADFAPALAAADAVVLTDIYAAGEPPIAGVSAEALLATFPALGKAWHAPRAHLVATVGALARAGDLVLFLGAGDITNAAPELLARLSSTDAASDGKPGA, from the coding sequence ATGTTCAGGAAGCGGAACGTCGCCATTCATTTCGTCGGCATCGGCGGCATCGGCATGTCGGGCATCGCCGAGGTCTTGCTGAACCTGGGCTATCCGGTGTCCGGGTCGGACGCCAAGGAAAGCGAGGTCACCCGGCGATTGGTGACGCTGGGGGCGCACATCCACGTCGGGCACGCCGCGGACCACGTGGCGACGGCGGACGTGGTGGTGGTGTCCAGCGCGGTGCGCTCGGACAACCCGGAGGTGGCGGCCGCTCGCGCACGCGGCGTGCCGGTGATTCCGCGGGCAGAAATGTTGGGCGAATTGATGCGCGTGAAGGACGGCGTGGCGGTGGCGGGCAGCCACGGCAAGACCACCACCACCACCATGATCGCGGTGATCTTGGCGGTGGCGGGCCTGGATCCGACGGCCATCATCGGCGGCAAGGCGCGCGCCTTTGGATCGAACGCGCGCCTCGGCCAGGGCGAGGTGCTGGTGGCGGAAGCGGACGAATCGGACGGATCATTCCGGCACCTTTTTCCCACGGTCGCGGTCATCACCAACATCGATCGCGAGCACCTGGATCATTTCGGCACGGAGCAAGCGCTGCGGCTCGCGTTTCTCGACTTTGCCGAGAAGGTGCCTTTCTATGGATTGGTGGTGATCGGGTCCGACAACGCGGCGGCGGCGGCGCTGGTGCCGCGCCTGCAAAAGCGGCACGTCACCTACGGCCTGCGCAGCGGCGACTACCGCGGCGAGATCATCCACGCCGGCCCGGAAGGCACGCGCCTGCGCATCACCGTGCGCGGCCAGCGTCGCGGCGAGGCCCACGTGCGCATGCCCGGCGTGCACTACGCCGAAAATGCGCTGGCGGCGCTGTGCGTTTCCGATTACCTGGGCGTGGCCTTCACCGACTACTGCGCGGCGCTGGAAGGATTTGAAGGCGTGGACCGGCGCTTTTCCGTGCGCGGCGAAGCGGCCGGCGTGCTGGTGGTCGACGACTATGGCCACCACCCGACGGAGCTGGCGGCGACGGTGGCGGCGGCGCGGCTTTACGGCCGGCGCTTGATCGTCGCCTTTCAACCGCACCGCTACACGCGCACGCGCGATCTGCTGGCTGATTTCGCCCCGGCGCTGGCGGCGGCCGACGCCGTGGTGCTGACCGACATCTACGCCGCCGGCGAGCCCCCCATCGCCGGCGTCAGCGCCGAGGCGCTGCTGGCCACCTTTCCCGCGCTCGGCAAGGCCTGGCATGCGCCGCGCGCGCACCTGGTGGCCACGGTCGGCGCGCTGGCCCGCGCCGGCGACCTGGTCTTGTTCCTGGGTGCCGGCGACATCACCAACGCCGCGCCCGAATTACTGGCGCGCCTGTCGTCAACTGACGCCGCCAGCGACGGAAAGCCCGGCGCGTGA
- the murG gene encoding undecaprenyldiphospho-muramoylpentapeptide beta-N-acetylglucosaminyltransferase, producing MTADGMRVLIAGGGTGGHLYPGIALAEEIKSRPGGEVLFVGAQRGLEAKVIPAEGYPLELLEVSGIKRTGMRGLVKGLVKLPRALALSRDILKRNDPSVVVGVGGYASGPMVLMASLMGFPTAIQEQNSHPGFTNKVLRRFVDRVFIAFDDARKQLGKKKTTLTGNPVRRKFIDGAQRPHAAAAGRLVVVGGSQGARAINDLVAGMTPLLMERGELPPVLHQSGQSDYDRVRRRYDVLRVGERVELRPYIEDMYEALSTAALVISRAGALTLAELAIVGCPAILIPLPTASDDHQTSNARSFERAGAAVLMPQRETVSDDLADLVAELMADVPRRQKMSAAMRELGRPQAAREIVDQLTELANDG from the coding sequence ATGACGGCGGACGGGATGCGGGTCTTGATCGCGGGCGGCGGCACCGGCGGCCACCTGTATCCCGGCATCGCCCTGGCCGAGGAGATCAAATCACGCCCGGGCGGCGAGGTGCTGTTCGTCGGCGCCCAGCGCGGCCTGGAAGCGAAGGTGATTCCGGCCGAAGGGTATCCGCTGGAGTTGCTGGAGGTCAGCGGCATCAAGCGCACCGGCATGCGCGGCCTGGTCAAGGGCCTGGTCAAGCTGCCGCGCGCGCTGGCCCTGTCGCGCGATATCCTCAAGCGCAACGATCCGTCGGTGGTGGTGGGCGTGGGTGGCTATGCCTCGGGGCCGATGGTGCTGATGGCATCGCTGATGGGTTTTCCGACGGCGATTCAGGAGCAGAACAGCCATCCCGGGTTCACCAACAAGGTGCTGCGGCGATTCGTCGACCGGGTGTTCATCGCCTTCGACGACGCCCGCAAACAGCTGGGCAAAAAGAAGACCACCCTGACCGGCAACCCGGTGCGCCGGAAATTCATCGACGGCGCGCAACGTCCGCACGCGGCCGCCGCCGGCCGGCTGGTGGTGGTCGGCGGCAGCCAGGGCGCGCGGGCCATCAACGACCTGGTGGCCGGCATGACCCCGCTTTTGATGGAGCGGGGCGAACTGCCGCCCGTCCTGCATCAGTCCGGGCAAAGCGATTACGATCGCGTGCGCCGCCGTTACGACGTTCTGCGCGTCGGCGAGCGCGTCGAGCTGCGGCCCTACATCGAAGACATGTACGAAGCCCTGTCCACCGCGGCGCTGGTGATCAGCCGCGCCGGCGCCTTGACCCTGGCCGAGCTGGCCATCGTCGGCTGCCCGGCCATTTTGATCCCGCTGCCCACCGCCAGCGACGATCACCAGACCAGCAACGCCCGCTCCTTCGAGCGCGCCGGCGCCGCCGTGCTTATGCCTCAGCGGGAGACCGTCTCGGACGATCTGGCCGATCTGGTCGCCGAGCTGATGGCCGACGTGCCCCGCCGCCAGAAGATGTCGGCGGCCATGCGCGAGCTCGGGCGTCCGCAGGCGGCCCGCGAGATCGTCGACCAGCTGACCGAGCTGGCGAACGACGGGTAG
- the pseB gene encoding UDP-N-acetylglucosamine 4,6-dehydratase (inverting) — MLDNRSILITGGTGSFGQKLVRQVLDRHDNCRVVVYSRDEMKQWNMANEFRDHPKSHLLRFFLGDVRDKDRLYRAFSGIDYVVHAAALKIVPAAEYNPFEFIKTNINGAMNVIDCAIDQNVKKVIALSTDKACNPINLYGATKLCSDKLFVAGNSYSGVDATRFSVVRYGNVMGSRGSVIPLFRSLRESGEMPITDAAMTRFMITLEQAVDLVMHALKNAIGGEIYVKKIPSMRVVDIARAVAPEARLKIIGIRPGEKLHEQMISQEDAATTYEYPEYFKILPNIHDWSLDPKRIKDGKKCEAGFCYSSEQNKSWMTQAELKAWLSREYGQPGAQAAAGRNLPTLRRKMAAVGR; from the coding sequence ATACTGGACAACCGTTCCATCCTGATCACCGGAGGAACCGGATCGTTCGGCCAGAAGCTGGTCCGCCAGGTTCTGGACCGCCACGACAACTGCCGCGTCGTCGTTTACTCGCGCGACGAGATGAAGCAGTGGAACATGGCCAACGAGTTTCGCGACCATCCCAAAAGCCACTTGCTGCGCTTTTTCCTGGGCGACGTGCGCGACAAAGATCGCCTGTACCGCGCGTTCAGCGGGATTGACTACGTGGTTCACGCCGCCGCCCTGAAGATCGTCCCCGCCGCCGAATACAACCCCTTCGAGTTCATCAAGACCAATATCAACGGCGCGATGAACGTCATCGACTGCGCCATCGATCAGAACGTCAAGAAGGTCATCGCGCTGAGCACGGACAAGGCGTGCAACCCGATCAACCTTTACGGCGCCACCAAACTTTGCTCGGACAAGCTATTCGTGGCCGGCAATTCCTACAGCGGCGTCGACGCCACCCGATTCTCCGTGGTCCGCTATGGCAACGTCATGGGCAGCCGGGGGTCGGTCATTCCCCTCTTTCGATCGCTGCGCGAAAGCGGCGAAATGCCCATCACCGACGCAGCCATGACCCGCTTCATGATCACCCTGGAACAGGCGGTCGATCTGGTCATGCACGCCCTCAAGAACGCCATCGGCGGCGAGATCTACGTGAAGAAGATTCCATCCATGCGCGTCGTCGACATCGCCCGCGCGGTGGCGCCCGAGGCCAGGCTGAAGATCATCGGCATCCGCCCGGGCGAAAAGCTGCACGAACAGATGATCAGCCAGGAAGACGCCGCCACCACCTACGAGTACCCCGAGTACTTCAAGATCCTCCCCAATATTCACGACTGGAGCCTCGATCCGAAGCGCATCAAGGACGGCAAGAAGTGCGAGGCGGGCTTCTGCTATTCCAGCGAGCAGAACAAGAGCTGGATGACCCAGGCCGAATTGAAAGCCTGGCTTTCGCGCGAGTACGGCCAGCCGGGCGCCCAGGCTGCCGCCGGGCGCAACCTGCCGACCCTTCGGCGCAAGATGGCGGCCGTCGGCCGGTGA
- a CDS encoding FkbM family methyltransferase, with protein sequence MSAEALWQILGGHPLNLADVGASYFLPDTWSYLVPLPTATFVLFDPVGKNLAYAKNLPPDRVTVIPTALSRTGGAAEFFLANTDSGSSLFPPHPWPGRPALNHDYFFPLRIVDIETRTLAACLDERRIDLVHAIKLDTQGSELDIVKGMDARRLEQLLLVEMEVSMDSHPAQLGSARLPEVITYFEARGFRYVNTRIARKALEPTGCTGPRFAATLAAQHECDVLFIRDIAALPIDRPEWLMRALRQQVTLLCAYYQHGEAVQSVRWAAERLPAERPTCLALEQAIGRVAEHQAACLEAGTLSLWHRDQT encoded by the coding sequence ATGTCCGCTGAGGCGCTGTGGCAGATTCTGGGCGGCCATCCTTTGAACCTGGCCGACGTGGGCGCGTCCTATTTTCTGCCCGACACCTGGAGCTATCTCGTCCCGCTGCCGACGGCGACGTTCGTCTTGTTCGATCCGGTGGGCAAGAACCTGGCCTACGCCAAGAACCTGCCGCCCGATCGGGTGACGGTGATTCCGACCGCACTGTCGCGCACCGGGGGCGCGGCCGAGTTTTTCCTGGCCAACACCGATTCAGGCAGCTCGCTGTTCCCGCCGCACCCGTGGCCCGGGCGGCCGGCGCTGAACCACGACTATTTCTTTCCGCTGAGGATTGTCGACATCGAGACGCGCACGCTGGCCGCCTGCCTGGACGAGCGGCGCATCGATCTGGTGCACGCCATCAAGCTGGACACGCAAGGGTCCGAGCTGGACATCGTCAAGGGCATGGACGCGCGTCGCCTGGAGCAGCTGCTGCTGGTCGAGATGGAGGTCAGCATGGACTCTCATCCGGCGCAGCTCGGGTCGGCGCGGCTGCCCGAGGTGATCACCTATTTCGAAGCCCGCGGGTTCCGTTACGTCAACACGCGCATCGCCCGCAAGGCGCTGGAGCCGACCGGCTGCACCGGCCCGCGGTTCGCCGCCACCCTGGCCGCGCAGCACGAGTGCGATGTTCTGTTCATCCGCGACATCGCCGCCTTGCCAATTGATCGTCCGGAGTGGTTGATGCGCGCCTTGCGCCAGCAGGTCACCTTGCTGTGCGCGTATTACCAGCACGGCGAGGCGGTGCAGAGTGTTCGCTGGGCAGCCGAGCGTTTGCCCGCCGAGCGACCGACCTGCTTGGCCCTGGAACAAGCGATTGGTCGCGTCGCCGAGCACCAGGCGGCGTGTCTCGAGGCGGGCACGCTGTCGCTGTGGCACCGCGACCAGACGTGA